From Qipengyuania soli:
AGCGGCACTACGCTGCCGCCAGCATACCAGGTCGAAAGGAGCTGGTTCTGGCCATAGTCGAAGCTGAGCGGCAGGACCGACAGCGTGACGTCATCGGGTCGCATGTCGAGGTAATCCGCTACCGAGACGGCACCCAGCCACATGTTCGCATGGCTCAGCATGACGCCTTTCGGCCGCCCGGTGGAACCGCTGGTATAGAGGATTGCAGCCAAGTCGTCGGGATCGTTTGCGGAGGGCGGAAGGGGGCTGTCGAGAACGCTCGCCGCCAGCAGGGCCTCGCCTTCCTCGAACACCTCGCAATCGGCCGGCAGATCACTTTCCTCGAGGGTGGCGATCCGCGCCTTGTTGCCCATCAGCAGCACGGAGCCGCTGTCGGCGAGGATGTGGGCCGCCTGCGCCCGCTTGAGGAGCGGATTGATCGGGACATGGACCAGCCCTGCCCTCGCTGCCGCCAGCGGGAGCAGGCAGGTAAGCTCTCCCTTGGCAGCCCAGCTGGCGACCCTTGCGCCCTTCTCCGCCCTGCTTGCCAGCCACCCGGCGAGCTGCGCCACGCGCTCGCGCAGTGCGGCGTAATCTAGGGTCCGGTCTCGCAGCACCAGCGCAGGCGCCTGTGCATCGCCGCGCTCCGCCAGTTGATCGAGCGGATGGGGCGTGTGATCAGACATCGGGGCTCCGCAGCAAGGATATCCGGGTGAGCATCGCGGTCAGCTATCACGACAAGGCCGAGAAACTGCAAGACTTCGACCGGTTTGCCACCGGTCCTTTCGACCGTTCCGAGTGGTTTTCGCTGCTTTGCGAGCATGTCGCGCAACCGCTCATCGTCATCGGCGAGGATGCCCACCGCAAGGTCGCCCTGCCCTTGTGCGAAAGCCCCGAGGGCCTGCGCAGCCTCGTCAACTGGTTCAGTTTCACCTGGCGCCCCCTGTGTCGGAACGACGAAATTGCCGACGAAGCGGTGGCTGGCGTTGCGCGAGACCTGCGCAGCCGCACCCATTGCATCGTCCTGCAACCCGTTCCGGACGAGGACGGCAGCGCGTCGCGTACCGTCGCTGCATTTCGCAAGGCCGGGTGGGTGGTGTTCAGGGAGCAGTGCGACGAAAACCATGTGCTCCCGGTCGAAGGTCGCGATTTCGCTGGCTACTGGTCCTATCGCCCCGGCCAGATGCGCACGACGCTCAAGCGCAAGGCGGGCAAGGTCGAGACGCAAGTCCTACGCACCTTCGACGAGGCCGCATGGCGAGACTATCGCAAGGTCTATGAAGCCAGCTGGAAGCCCGAAGAAGAGCGCGCCGACATGCTCGAAGCCTTTGCCCGCGCGGAAGGCGAATCCGGGCGCATTCGCATCGGCATCGCCAGATCGGGGGGGGAACCGGTCGCCGCCCAGTTCTGGACCGTGGAGAATGGCACGGCCTACATCCACAAGCTGGCCCATGTCGAAGCCGCAAAGCCGCTTTCGGCCGGTACGACGCTCAGTGCGGCAATGTTCGAGCATGTCATCGATACCGACAAGGTTGACCTCGTCGACTTCGGCACGGGGACCGATGCCTACAAGCGCGACTGGATGGAGCGTGTGCGGGCCCGCTACCGCCTGACCTGCCTCGATTGGCGCCAGCCCGCGGCCTGGCTGCCTCTGGCCAAGGCGCTGGCCCGTCGCCTTGCACGCCAATCGCCCCGCCGCTAAGGCCGTGGCCTCCTGAGCCAGGGGAATTGACGAGTTACATGACTGCCGAGACTGCCAGCACCGATACGGACACCGCCCTGCGATCCATCCTGAGCGACGTCCTGTCGCTCGACGGCGAGCAAGTGGCGGCGTTCGATAGCGACACGGGGCTGTTCGGCCATATCCCTGAGCTCGACTCGATGGCGGTCGCAACGCTCCTCACCGAGATGGAAGACCGTCTCGGCATCGTGATCGACGACGAGGACCTGGAAGCAGAAATGCTGGAGACCTACGGCGGCCTCCTGACCTTCGCCGAGGCGAAGGTGGCCGGAGCCTGAGAGGCACGTGTACGTCAGCTGGCCCTGCCCCACACCCGTAGGCGGCAGTGGGGAAGAAATGGCACTGGCCTTCGACAAGCGCCGGGAACGGCGCGTGCTGGTGCTCGCACCGCTCTTCGAAGAGGCCAACAAGTTTCGCCATCAAATCTATGAAACCATGAAGCTTCTCGACAAAACAGAGGTCGACAGTTTCCTCCCTGACCTGCCGGGCTGCAACGAAAGCCTCGCGCCTCACGCAGAGCAGACCCTGGCCGGGTGGCGGCAGGCCGCAAATGCCGCTGCGGGCCATTTCCGGGCGACCCATATCCTCGCCATGCGGTCCGGAGCCTGGTTCGCACCCGATGAATTGCCGGGCTGGCTGTTTGCCCCGCCCAAGCCGTCGCAGGTACTGCGCGGTCTCGTCAGGACCCATCTCGTCGCGGCCAGGGAAGCAGGCGCGAGCATGACGAGCGCCGATATCCTCGCAACCGCCCGGCAAGACGGCATTACCATCGCTGGCTGGGATCTCGGACCGGCACTTGTGCGCGAGCTCGAGGCGGAAACCTGGGAGGCCGGTGAAGGACACGAGCTTGTGGGTCAGTCCGACGTCGGCGGCACCTCGATCTGGCTGCGCTCGGAAAACGATTACGATCCGGAACAGGCCAGCGCCCTCGCCGCGATCGTCGCCGGGAAAGCGCTTTCGGAATGACCCGCATGGCGCTGACCTTCGAATGCCAGGGGCGCCGTTGCGGCGCGACGTTGGACGAGGCTGCGGGCAGGACCGGCCTGCTTATCGTATCGGGTGGCAACGAGGTGCGCGCGGGCGCCTTCAACGGACAGGCTCGGCTCGCGGCAGAACTGGCGAGCGCCGGCTTCCCGGTGTTCCGCTTCGATCGCCGCGGCATCGGTGACAGTGAGGGCGAGAACCGCGGGTTCCGCCGCTCGCGCAAGGACATTGCCGCCGCCCTTGCCGCGTTTCGCGCCATTGCCCCCCGCGTCGAGCGCGTCGTCGGCTTCGGCAATTGCGATGCGGCCTCGGCGCTGATGCTGGCCGGGGGCGAGGATTTCGACGCATTGATCCTCAGCAACCCGTGGACCATCGACGGTGACGAGGACGATCACACCACGTCCTCCGCCGAAGTCCGCTCCCGCTACGCCGACAAGCTGAGGAACCCGCGCGAAGTGGTGCGGCTGCTGACCGGCAAGGTGGACCTGGGCAAGCTGGCGCGCGGACTGGCGCAGGCGACCCGGGCAAGGGCGGCGCCCTCTACGCTCACGGAAGAGCTCCGTTCAGGGCTGTCAGGGTTCGGCGGTCCGGTGCAGATCCTGATCGCCGAGCGTGACCGCACCGGCCAGCTTTTCGCCGAACGCTGGGACAAGGGCGACACGCGAATCCTGCGCTGCGGCGGAGCTGACCATTCCTATTCGAGCGAAGAGGGCCAGAAATGGCTCCTCGACCGGATCCTGGAGGTCCTGCGCGCCTAGCGCGTGAAATAGCTCGTCAGTTCGACATGGGTCGACCAGCGAAACTGGCCGACCGGACGCAGCTTTTCGAGCCTGAAGCCTGCCTCGATCAGGGTCTTGGCATCCTTTGCCCAGCTTTGCGGGTTGCAGCTGATGTAGGCAACGCGCGTGGCCGTGCTGGCCGCGATCTGGGCGACCTGTTCCCTCGCACCGGCACGCGGCGGATCGAGCAGGATCGCGCCGAACCGTCCCGCCTCATCCGCCTGCAGCGGGTTGCGAAACAGGTCGCGATGGAGCGAATGTACCTGCAGCCCGCGCATGTTCGCCGCTGCCTTGCAGGCCAGATGCGCATCGCGAGCTGCCTCGACCGCCAGGACCTTGCGTCCCTCGACCAGCGAAAAGGCGAATGTGCCGAGACCGGAGAAAAGATCGGCTATCGTCGCTGCGTCGCCGATAAAGGCCCTGGCGTCTTCCACCAGAGCGCTCTCACCGTCCGCGGTCGGCTGGAGAAAGCTGCCGTGCGGGAACGGCACTGCGACTTCCGCCAGGGTGACGGTGGCAGGGACCGGTTCCCAGACAGTTTCCGGCCCGTATCCGCGATCCAGCGACAGGCGCGCGAGTGAATGGTCGCGGGCGAAGTCGAGCATGGCCTCCGTCGTCGCGAGTCCCTCGGCAGCGATGCCCTTCACCGTGCAGTCGATACCCTGATCGATGGTGGTCAGTTCGATGTCGACCGGCTGGCGCTCCGCGTGCTTTGCAACAAGGACGCGCAAGGGGGCGACGAGATCGAACAGCTGCGGAAGGAGGATGTGGCACTCCTTCATGTCGACAATCCGGTGGGAGCCCCTTTCCCTGAACCCCAGTACCGCGCCCTGCCCGGCCCGCAGGCCATGGAGCGTTGCGCGTCGGCGCGTACGCGGCGGGGAGAGACGGGTCGGCAGGAGCTCTCCAACCGCAATCCCCTGCCCCTCGGCTGCGAAAGCCACCCGTTCGGTGACGAAGCCGCGCAGTGCCTCTTCATCCGCCTGCTGGAGCTGGCATCCCCCGCAGGTACCGAAGTGGCGGCACGGCGGTGTTGCATGATGCGGCCCCGGAGAGAGAGTGCCGTCATCATTCACGACGTCACCCGGCACGCCTCCGGGCACATGACGACCAGACGCGGTGACGCCATCGCCCTTGGCGGCAATGCGGATGACTTCCTCGCTCACAGGAATGACGCCATGGCCGGTTTGACCGCTCGCGCAAGATCGCCGGCAGTGAAAGCCGGTGACGCCAGTCGTGCAGCTTCGTGGTGCAGCCACTCACCCTCCTCGCAAGCGCGCAGCGGATCGCCGTGCCCAGCCAGTCGTGACGCCACTATGCCGGCGAGGACATCGCCCGTTCCCGCGACCGAGAGCCAGCTCGAACCGCGCGGAAAGAAACGCGTCGCGCCGTCACCGACGAGGATCGTGTCCGGTCCCTTGGCAAGCACGGTCAGTCCGGTGACGTCGTGCAGGCCGCGTGCACGATCGAGCTTGCTGTCCGCCGTGACGCCAAAGGCATCGCATAACCGCGCCAGTTCGCCTTCGTGCGGAGTGATGCACAGCTTCGTGACGTCGCCACCTTCCAGCATGTCGGGATCGAGGAGGTGCAGCGCATCGGCGTCGAGAACGGTCGGCAGGCGGCGCTCGAGAACCTGGACGAGGATATCCCTCGCAGCTTCGTCACGCCCTGCGCCCGGACCGAACAGCAAGGCACTGTTCCGCGCATCATCGAGCGCTTCGTTCACCTGTTCGGTGACGACAAGTTCAGCCGGTGCATCGGGGTGCGAGTGATTGCTGAGCAGCTTCACATACCCTGCCCCCGCCCGCATCGCCGCCTCGGCTGCCAGGAGGGGCGCACCGGGCATTGCGCCTGCTATGATGGCAAGCAGCCCGCGCCGATATTTGTGATCGTCGGTCGATGGTGCGGCAATGCGTGGCCTTTGCGATTCCACGCTGACACCCTCGTCGATTGCTAGCCCTATGGGTACGCACCGCAAGGCCCCCATGTGCGCACTCGCAGGCATAAGGAAATGCGCCTGCTTCCATGCCCCTAGTGCAAGGGTCAGGTCGTATTCGACCATGGGCCCAAGCAGTTTTCCGGTGTCGCTCTCGACGCTGCTGGGGGCGTCAATTGCTATTTTGAAACAATCGGTAATACCGAGAAGTTCGAGCAATTTCGCGAACTCGCCCGAAACCTCGCGCGACAATCCGTAACCAAACAGGCAATCCACCACGACCGGATCGCCCAACCTCGTCGCCATCTCCTGACGCTCACCTTGATACGCCTCGGCAGCGATGCGTGCGGTTGCGGTTCCTGGATCAAGCGGCGCGACCACCCTGACGTGGTTACCTTGTCTGCGAAGTTCCTCGGCTATCACGTAACCGTCGCCGCCGTTGTTGCCCGGACCGCAGAGCACCGTCACCGCCCTGCCCGCAGCCATGCGCGCGACCCAGTGTGCAGCCCCGCGCCCGGCGCGCTGCATCAGTTCCCATTCGCTGGTGCCTGCAGCCATCGCGGCCTGTTCGGCAGCCCGCATCTGGGCAACGGTAAGGACTGGATCGCTCACTGCGCGGTTTCCTTCCACCGGTACCGGTCGCCCCCGACAGAAAGGATGACATAGTCGCCTTCGCGAGTGCTCATGGATGCGGCGGCACCATCTCCGGCGACGAACCCGCTCGCGGTTTCGGCAAGCTCAAGCCGTCGGAAGCCACCGTCCGGATGGCGGACGATGAAATAGGTTGCCCCCTTGTCGGCGACCTCGACCAACCTGCAGCCCGGCTCGAAGTCGGCAGCATTGCCCAAGGCGCATTCGACCGGCCTGCCGCCCTGCTCCGCCACATCCGGCGACACCTCGGCAGAGCAACCGCCAAGCGCGCCCACGGCGAGTAGCATCGAAAAGGCCAAGCGCGTCGTGATCATCCCGCGCCGCTGCCACGCGCAGCAGGCGGGGGCAAGCCTCAGCGCTTGATTTGCGACACGTCGCGGATTGCCCCGCGCGCGGCAGAGGTGGTCATCGCAGCATAGGCTTCGAGTGCAGGAGACACGCGACGCTCGCGCTGCTTGGCAGGAGTCCAGCCCTTGGCGTCCTGCGCCGCACGGCGCTCGGCCAGGACCTCGTCAGACACCACAAGGTTGATGGTCCGGTCGGGAATCGAAATCTCGACGATGTCCCCGCTCTCGACCAGACCGATCTCGCCGCCCTCGGCGGCCTCGGGCGAAACGTGACCGATCGAAAGGCCGGAAGTGCCGCCCGAAAAACGCCCGTCGGTCAGCAGCGCACAGGCCGCCCCCAGCCCCTTCGATTTAAGATAGCTGGTCGGGTAGAGCATTTCCTGCATGCCAGGACCGCCGCGTGGTCCCTCATAGCGAATAACCACTACGTCACCCTCTACAACCTGTCCTGTCAGGATTGCGGTCACGGCATCGTCCTGGCTCTCGTAAACCTTTGCCGGGCCAGAGAAATTCAGGATGCTCTCGTCCACGCCCGCCGTCTTCACGATGCAACCCTCGCGCGCGATATTTCCGTAAAGCACTGCCAGCCCGCCATCCTTGCTGAAGGCATGTTCGGCGCTGCGGATTACCCCGTTCTCACGGTCGAGATCGAGCTCTTCCCAGCGGCGCGACTGGCTGAATGCGGTCTGTGTCGGAACCCCACCGGGCGCGGCTGAGAAGAATTCGCGCACCTTGTTGTTCTGCGTCCGGCCGATGTCCCAGTCGTCCAGAGCATCGCCCATTGTCGGGCTGTGTACGGTCGGCAGCGCGGTATGGAGCAGGCCTGCCTTCTCGAGCTCGCCGAGGATCGCCATGATGCCGCCAGCGCGATGAACGTCCTCCATGTGGACGTCGCTCTTGGCCGGAGCGACCTTCGACAGGCACGGCACCTGGCGGCTGAGCCGGTCGATATCCTTCATGCTGAAATCGACGCCCGCTTCATGCGCAGCGGCGAGCAGGTGGAGCACGGTGTTGGTCGACCCGCCCATGGCGATGTCGAGGCTCATCGCGTTCTCGAACGCTTCGAAGCTGGCGATGGAGCGCGGCAGGACGCTTTCGTCCTCCTCTTCGTAATAGCGCTTGGCCAGCGTAACCACGAGCCGCCCCGCGCGCTCGAACAGGCCCTTGCGGTCGGCGTGGGTCGCCAGCGTCGAGCCATTGCCCGGCAGCGACAGGCCCAACGCTTCGGTGAGGCAGTTCATCGAGTTGGCAGTGAACATGCCGCTGCATGACCCGCAGGTCGGGCAGGCGTTCTGCTCGATCGCGGTCACTTCCTCGTCGCTGTATGCCTCGTCTGCCGCAGCCACCATCGCATCGACAAGGTCGAGCGCGACCTCCTTGCCCTTGAGAACGACCTTGCCCGCTTCCATCGGTCCGCCGCTGACGAAGACTGCGGGCACATTGAGCCGCAGCGCCGCCATCAGCATGCCCGGGGTGATCTTGTCGCAGTTGGAAATGCACACCATCGCATCGGCACAGTGGGCATTGACCATGTACTCGACGCTGTCGGCGATGAGGTCGCGACTGGGCAGCGAATAGAGCATCCCGTCGTGGCCCATGGCGATGCCATCATCGACCGCGATGGTGTTGAATTCCTTGGCCACGCCGCCGGCTGCCTCGATCTCGCGCGCAACCAGCTGGCCAAGGTCCTTGAGGTGGACATGTCCGGGGACAAACTGTGTAAAGCTGTTCACAACCGCGATGATCGGCTTCCCGAAATCGCCGTCCTTCATTCCTGTCGCACGCCACAATCCGCGTGCTCCGGCCATGTTGCGGCCATGGGTGGTAGTGCGTGAACGGTAGGCGGGCATGACTGATCTCTCTTGGCTTGGCACGAAGCCTAGCAGAGAGACAGCCGGGTGCTAACGCTGGATTTGCGCGAGGCGGGCCAAGCCTGCCTTTCAGACTTCGAGCGCGACGCGGCCCATCACATCGGCCAACAGCATGGCCCAGCGCGCCTGCCCGGCTTCGGTCGCAATCTGATCCTGCCGGATCTCGATCGCGCAATAGGGAATGCCGTTCGCCTCGGCATGACGGTTCATCGTCGCATTGAGATCCTTGCCCGAATAGGGCTCGTTATCGCCCACATTCAGCCCCTGCTGGCCGAGCATTCTGATGGCATGCCGCGCTGCCCGGTCGTCCTCGTTGTAGAGCAGGGCCACCTCCCAAGGTCGTTCCTGGTCACTGGTTTTCAAGGCCGGGGTAAAGCTGTGAAGCGCGACGATGAGCCTTGGTCGAGCTGCGGCAACGAAATCGGCGAGCGCGTCGTGATAGGGCCGGTGAAAGCGGTCGAGGCGTGCTTCGACATCCGCCCCGATATTGCCGGGGATCAGGTGACCGTCGCTGGTTGTCGGTACGGCGGCCGGATCCTCCTCGTCGCGATTGAAGTCGCAGACCAGGCGGCTGACGCTGGCAATGTGTGCGGGCAGACCATGGCGGCGTGCAAGCCGGTCGGCAACGCCCTCCACGCCGATGTCGATCGCGATGTGATCGTTCAGCAACGATCGATCGATGCCGAGTTCGACACCGGCCGGGACGTGGTTCGAGGCATGGTCGGCGACGCAAATCACGCCACCGGTTCTCAGGTCGCCGACACCTGCCTGCCGGTACGGCCTGCCATCGATCATCTGAGCTTGCCCTTCATCTGCCACCAGCCCGGATGCTCGGCGGCGATGCGTGCCGCGCCCTCGTCCCGCGCTGTTTCGGTTTCGAACAGCGCGAAACAGGTCGCGCCAGAACCTGACATACGGGCGAGAAACGGCGAAGTTCCGTGCAGCGCGGCAAGGACTCCCGCGACCTGCGGGCATAGCGAAATGGCGGGTGCCTCGAGATCGTTGCGTCCCTCGAGCGAAACGGTTCGCACATCACCCTCCGGCAGTGCGCCCCGGTCCTCACCGTCCCAGTGCTGGAACACCGGCCCGGTCGAGAGGGGCACGCGCGGGTTGACCAGCAATACCGGTGTTCCTGAAAGGCTATCGTCGGCAGGTTCGAGTTCGGTCCCCGTCCCCCGACCGATGCAAGTGCGGCTCTCGATACAAGCCGGGACGTCAGCGCCCAGCTTCGCCGCCCGTTCGCGCCAGTCGTCGGGCAGGCCGTGTGACATCTCGACCATGCGGAAAATCGCCCCGGCGTCCGCCGATCCCCCGCCCAATCCCGCTGCGACAGGAAGGTTCTTTTTGAGGGTGATGTCCATTCCCTCGAAACGCGGCAAGGCACCAAGCGCGCGCATGACGATGTTGTCGAACGGATCGGTAAGCGCGCCGCCGAATTCACCGACTGTCGTCAACCTGTCGCGCGGAGATTGCGTAGCCCGCAGGACATCACCCCTGTCGACGAATGCAAAGACCGTCTCGAGCTCATGATACCCATCCTCGCGCCGCCTGCGGACATGCA
This genomic window contains:
- a CDS encoding hydrolase 1, exosortase A system-associated; this encodes MTRMALTFECQGRRCGATLDEAAGRTGLLIVSGGNEVRAGAFNGQARLAAELASAGFPVFRFDRRGIGDSEGENRGFRRSRKDIAAALAAFRAIAPRVERVVGFGNCDAASALMLAGGEDFDALILSNPWTIDGDEDDHTTSSAEVRSRYADKLRNPREVVRLLTGKVDLGKLARGLAQATRARAAPSTLTEELRSGLSGFGGPVQILIAERDRTGQLFAERWDKGDTRILRCGGADHSYSSEEGQKWLLDRILEVLRA
- a CDS encoding 4-(cytidine 5'-diphospho)-2-C-methyl-D-erythritol kinase, giving the protein MRETAYAKINLALHVRRRREDGYHELETVFAFVDRGDVLRATQSPRDRLTTVGEFGGALTDPFDNIVMRALGALPRFEGMDITLKKNLPVAAGLGGGSADAGAIFRMVEMSHGLPDDWRERAAKLGADVPACIESRTCIGRGTGTELEPADDSLSGTPVLLVNPRVPLSTGPVFQHWDGEDRGALPEGDVRTVSLEGRNDLEAPAISLCPQVAGVLAALHGTSPFLARMSGSGATCFALFETETARDEGAARIAAEHPGWWQMKGKLR
- a CDS encoding NAD(P)H-hydrate dehydratase gives rise to the protein MSDPVLTVAQMRAAEQAAMAAGTSEWELMQRAGRGAAHWVARMAAGRAVTVLCGPGNNGGDGYVIAEELRRQGNHVRVVAPLDPGTATARIAAEAYQGERQEMATRLGDPVVVDCLFGYGLSREVSGEFAKLLELLGITDCFKIAIDAPSSVESDTGKLLGPMVEYDLTLALGAWKQAHFLMPASAHMGALRCVPIGLAIDEGVSVESQRPRIAAPSTDDHKYRRGLLAIIAGAMPGAPLLAAEAAMRAGAGYVKLLSNHSHPDAPAELVVTEQVNEALDDARNSALLFGPGAGRDEAARDILVQVLERRLPTVLDADALHLLDPDMLEGGDVTKLCITPHEGELARLCDAFGVTADSKLDRARGLHDVTGLTVLAKGPDTILVGDGATRFFPRGSSWLSVAGTGDVLAGIVASRLAGHGDPLRACEEGEWLHHEAARLASPAFTAGDLARAVKPAMASFL
- a CDS encoding acyl carrier protein encodes the protein MTAETASTDTDTALRSILSDVLSLDGEQVAAFDSDTGLFGHIPELDSMAVATLLTEMEDRLGIVIDDEDLEAEMLETYGGLLTFAEAKVAGA
- a CDS encoding class I SAM-dependent RNA methyltransferase; its protein translation is MSEEVIRIAAKGDGVTASGRHVPGGVPGDVVNDDGTLSPGPHHATPPCRHFGTCGGCQLQQADEEALRGFVTERVAFAAEGQGIAVGELLPTRLSPPRTRRRATLHGLRAGQGAVLGFRERGSHRIVDMKECHILLPQLFDLVAPLRVLVAKHAERQPVDIELTTIDQGIDCTVKGIAAEGLATTEAMLDFARDHSLARLSLDRGYGPETVWEPVPATVTLAEVAVPFPHGSFLQPTADGESALVEDARAFIGDAATIADLFSGLGTFAFSLVEGRKVLAVEAARDAHLACKAAANMRGLQVHSLHRDLFRNPLQADEAGRFGAILLDPPRAGAREQVAQIAASTATRVAYISCNPQSWAKDAKTLIEAGFRLEKLRPVGQFRWSTHVELTSYFTR
- a CDS encoding GNAT family N-acetyltransferase, yielding MSIAVSYHDKAEKLQDFDRFATGPFDRSEWFSLLCEHVAQPLIVIGEDAHRKVALPLCESPEGLRSLVNWFSFTWRPLCRNDEIADEAVAGVARDLRSRTHCIVLQPVPDEDGSASRTVAAFRKAGWVVFREQCDENHVLPVEGRDFAGYWSYRPGQMRTTLKRKAGKVETQVLRTFDEAAWRDYRKVYEASWKPEEERADMLEAFARAEGESGRIRIGIARSGGEPVAAQFWTVENGTAYIHKLAHVEAAKPLSAGTTLSAAMFEHVIDTDKVDLVDFGTGTDAYKRDWMERVRARYRLTCLDWRQPAAWLPLAKALARRLARQSPRR
- the ilvD gene encoding dihydroxy-acid dehydratase, which produces MPAYRSRTTTHGRNMAGARGLWRATGMKDGDFGKPIIAVVNSFTQFVPGHVHLKDLGQLVAREIEAAGGVAKEFNTIAVDDGIAMGHDGMLYSLPSRDLIADSVEYMVNAHCADAMVCISNCDKITPGMLMAALRLNVPAVFVSGGPMEAGKVVLKGKEVALDLVDAMVAAADEAYSDEEVTAIEQNACPTCGSCSGMFTANSMNCLTEALGLSLPGNGSTLATHADRKGLFERAGRLVVTLAKRYYEEEDESVLPRSIASFEAFENAMSLDIAMGGSTNTVLHLLAAAHEAGVDFSMKDIDRLSRQVPCLSKVAPAKSDVHMEDVHRAGGIMAILGELEKAGLLHTALPTVHSPTMGDALDDWDIGRTQNNKVREFFSAAPGGVPTQTAFSQSRRWEELDLDRENGVIRSAEHAFSKDGGLAVLYGNIAREGCIVKTAGVDESILNFSGPAKVYESQDDAVTAILTGQVVEGDVVVIRYEGPRGGPGMQEMLYPTSYLKSKGLGAACALLTDGRFSGGTSGLSIGHVSPEAAEGGEIGLVESGDIVEISIPDRTINLVVSDEVLAERRAAQDAKGWTPAKQRERRVSPALEAYAAMTTSAARGAIRDVSQIKR
- a CDS encoding N-formylglutamate amidohydrolase, with protein sequence MIDGRPYRQAGVGDLRTGGVICVADHASNHVPAGVELGIDRSLLNDHIAIDIGVEGVADRLARRHGLPAHIASVSRLVCDFNRDEEDPAAVPTTSDGHLIPGNIGADVEARLDRFHRPYHDALADFVAAARPRLIVALHSFTPALKTSDQERPWEVALLYNEDDRAARHAIRMLGQQGLNVGDNEPYSGKDLNATMNRHAEANGIPYCAIEIRQDQIATEAGQARWAMLLADVMGRVALEV